From the Salminus brasiliensis chromosome 15, fSalBra1.hap2, whole genome shotgun sequence genome, the window TGTTACACATGCTGTGCTTGAAAAGTCAGCTCCAGGCTCTCACTCATTTCAGGTGTAACTCTATGGAATAAAGCAGCATTAAGGAAACAGCTGGACATGCATCGACAGCCCAAGACAGACGTGAAATTCTCTGCTTCGGACTCACTCCGGGACAAGGCCAACCTCCTAGATGTGGGCGCCTCCCTTAAAGCCAGCTTTCTGGGGGGTTTGGTGCAGGTCGGGGGCTCAGCCAAATACTTATGTGACCAAAAGGCCTCAGCAAGCCAGTCCAGAATTACTATGCAGTACAGCCAGACAACAAGATTTGAACAACTAACTATGACCCACCTTGGCAAAATCACCTACCCTGAGGTGTTTGATGACAAGACCGCCACTCATGTCATTACAGCGGTGCTGTACGGAGCTCAGGCTTTCATGGTGTTTGATAAAACAGCCTCCGAGAACGAAGACATGAAAAAGATGGAGGGAACCCTAAGAGCAATTGTTAAGAAGATCCCTTCGTTTTCTATTGAGGGGAAGGGAGCTCTAAAGCTGAATGATGAAGAGAAGAACGTGGCTGAAAATATCAACTGTACATTTTATGGGGACTATGAGATTGAGGAGAACCCCACTACCTACATGGAAGCCTTGCAGCTATACAAGAAGCTGCCAACTTTGCTGAGGCAGAGGGAGGACGATGCTGTGCCGTTGAAGGTCTGGCTCTACCCCTTGGCCTGTTTGGACGATAAAGCAGCTAAGCTGGAGAGACAAATTGGTGTAACACTGATCTCTAAAATTGAAGGAGCGTTGGAGGAGCTGGCAGACGTGGAGAGGAGATGCAaagattttattaaaaacaaaacaattaacCATTTCCAGGACGTCAAAGACAGGCTGCAGACATTTCAGGGTTTGTTTGCTGACTATAAGGTGTTGTTCCAGAAAGCTCTGCGCAGGCTCCTCCCTGCTATCCGGGGTGGGGAGGAAAATGAGCAGGCACTGGCTGACATTGTGCACATCCACGAAACATCTCCCTTTAGGGCTAAAAGTCTAAGGCAGTGGTTGGAGAAAGTTCAGGGTGAGGTCGAGTGGCTTGATTCCTACACCAGTGAACTGAGCAGTGTTACATCTACAGTCACACCTACAGACAGGTTCAACAGCATCCTCAGTAAGCCCACGGTGGACACAGTCGTCTGCTTCTCCTTCACATCTCTGAAGAATGAAGACCAATTTCTGTCCTCCTTAACCCCAATGGTAGATGAATTTAAAAAGATCCCATTAGTTGCAAAATCTTATGACCAAGACACTGAAGTACCCTGGTTTAGCAACCATGAATTATTTAAGAAAATGAAAGAAGACGTCTTGCTCTTTAAAGAGTTTTTTGAGGCCAATAAAAGCATAAAGACAACCAGGTTTGTCATTGCCGCGATCCCAGACTCCTCCAATCCAGGCACCTCCATACGCCTCTACAGAAATGGCAAATTGGTGGACGCCAACTTTCAGCCCGTGTCCAAGCCTCCTTCACCCAGTGTGGACATCCTGGACAAAAGTGTGGTCCTGAAGCTTCAGAAACCCCCGACTGGAGTGACAGTGCAGTTCAGAGTCGAACACAGAGCAACACAGCCAGATGCTGCAGGAGCCGACGCTGAAGCCTGGGATGTCAGAGACACTCCGGATGCACAGGAAAGCTTCACACTAACTGGACTGGAGCTGGCACGGCAACACTGGGTCCGGTACAGAGCTGTTAGTGATGTGGGAGTGAGTGAAGCCAGTGACGCTGTCCCGTTCTCTCTCAGAGGGATGGTCAATGTTTCAGTGGGCCAGTCGTGGGTCAGTGTGCATTTTCTCACTTTTCTAATTGTAGCTTTGACAGAAATTTGGAGTACTTGTCATAACAGAGAAATTAGAGAAATTGTTATATTTATtgggctgcaacaaacaactaacAAATCTATTGATTACTAAaattaataatcgattattcgGATTATGAATTGCTCAATTACCAAATCATTTTTATGTAGCTATCTCCTTTtaaatttagcttgaggttgttttacatatttgctaactaacaataaagataataaagatGAAGACTTTGTTCAAAAATTCACTGTTGCAATGAACCTTTCTGCCaattaaaaaatcatataaaaaatattaaaatcattttttctCCCAAAATTTTAAACCAAGGACATGCAAAATAGGAGCAAGAaaactaattaattaaaaaattaaattttccatatttttttttgatcagcaaaaaaaagacaaatgtgaGACAATAGTTTTAGCTTTCAGTTTGAAAGTAtttagtgttactgttacattcTTGACTCTTATTTTGATAGTCTAGCCAGAGCCATGGCAACCCAGCATCAACCCAAAGCCCGGCTATGCATCAACCCTGCTCTGCTCGCGGCGTAGCCAGCAACTTAATTGGctttttttgttgaagggtTGGTCTGTTTCCATATTTttccatatatttttttttccatttttcaacCAGTGACCAGTGTCCTAATTTATGGCGTCTCTGGGTTAGCTAGCTACTTACTTGAAGGGTTCTTGGCCGTGTTGCTTCTGGCTCTGTAACTGTTTTATCCATGCGCTCTGGTAACGTGCCACTCAGTCTGTAGCTGTGTTTTCACTTTTCAATTATTACAGTAAgaagtaacagcagcagtaaaactgtgctctgtcatggttaaactttggctcTTAATCTGTGGTTGAAAGGTGCCCTGAAACCGCTTCTAGTGATGGCATCACCAACGAATTGACTACTAAAGTAGTTGTCAACTACATTGGtcataggtttttttttttgttgagggTTTTAAACAAATGCAAGAAAAGTGAGAATGTCATGTTGGAGATCATCTTGTCATATGATTGTGTT encodes:
- the LOC140535513 gene encoding verrucotoxin subunit beta-like, which gives rise to MDSKTIEMAALGRALHPGMLYDCRSDSFIPGVTLWNKAALRKQLDMHRQPKTDVKFSASDSLRDKANLLDVGASLKASFLGGLVQVGGSAKYLCDQKASASQSRITMQYSQTTRFEQLTMTHLGKITYPEVFDDKTATHVITAVLYGAQAFMVFDKTASENEDMKKMEGTLRAIVKKIPSFSIEGKGALKLNDEEKNVAENINCTFYGDYEIEENPTTYMEALQLYKKLPTLLRQREDDAVPLKVWLYPLACLDDKAAKLERQIGVTLISKIEGALEELADVERRCKDFIKNKTINHFQDVKDRLQTFQGLFADYKVLFQKALRRLLPAIRGGEENEQALADIVHIHETSPFRAKSLRQWLEKVQGEVEWLDSYTSELSSVTSTVTPTDRFNSILSKPTVDTVVCFSFTSLKNEDQFLSSLTPMVDEFKKIPLVAKSYDQDTEVPWFSNHELFKKMKEDVLLFKEFFEANKSIKTTRFVIAAIPDSSNPGTSIRLYRNGKLVDANFQPVSKPPSPSVDILDKSVVLKLQKPPTGVTVQFRVEHRATQPDAAGADAEAWDVRDTPDAQESFTLTGLELARQHWVRYRAVSDVGVSEASDAVPFSLRGMNWTISSLCNDIRAKIMTGLGISRWSLSTIESEVTNRLSNITKSYIGQIAGGLKAGLALFFQGVVPSDANSFTIDLKTKDSDDIPFHFKAQVGTPKVVRNSYQSGWWKRAEETFGGPFVKGGAFDICMFVKPKSYKVIVNGHFFCKFMHCMPLETVSVLNINGDVFINTFSIFEVDKVKMKVTMPAHLKEN